A region of Triplophysa dalaica isolate WHDGS20190420 chromosome 18, ASM1584641v1, whole genome shotgun sequence DNA encodes the following proteins:
- the soat1 gene encoding sterol O-acyltransferase 1: MVNEGGGGTRSRKASHKNVPSSERDDTGTERTTEEPSCPNNGTVEVEHIISRKLELKKKAEHLKANLMRQFDAQVNEFIDSLIEESASLSSSHVNTVFQLSDKEKSKLRHTQQSQGQSKQFVIRRSLLDDLFEVNHIRTIYHMFIALLLLCIFSTLIVDFIDQGRLVLEFDLLVYAFGQFPLVVVTWMGMFLSVLVVPFVLLSGWASVYTTSNHGTLWTVLAGSLLLLYQGLCLGFLPTYVVLKNSLPPASCFILILEQVRLTMKTHSFIRENVPKVLSSARTKTNSVAVPQLNQYIYFLFAPTLIYRDNYPRNPCIRWGYVATKFLQVLGCLFYAYYVFVRLCIPQFHNISLQLFDLRVMVLCVFNSILPGVLVLLLAFFAFLHCWLNAFAEMLRFGDRMFYKDWWNSTSFANYYRTWNVVVHDWLYYYVYRDFMLMTQKRFRAVAMLFVFTVSAVVHEYVLAICFGFFYPVLFCLFMCFGMVFNFVLHDQRKGPLWNVIMWTSLFLGQGVLICLYSQEWYAQRYCPIKEPSFMDLLKPRSWTCYPQSNAAVGAN, from the exons ATGGTCAATGAGGGTGGTGGTGGCACGCGAAGTCGCAAGGCTTCACATAAAAATGTCCCATCATCAGAACGGGATGATACAGGGACCGAGAGAACTACAGAAGAGCCCTCCTGTCCCAATAATG GGACAGTGGAAGTGGAGCACATTATTAGCAGGAAACTAGAGTTGAAGAAGAAAGCTGAG CATTTGAAAGCCAATCTGATGCGGCAGTTTGACGCTCAGGTGAATGAATTCATAGACAGTCTGATCGAGGAGTCTGCCAGTTTAAGCTCCTCTCATGTGAACACAGTGTTTCAGCTCTCCGATAAGGAGAAAAGTAAACTCAG GCACACGCAACAGTCTCAGGGCCAAAGTAAGCAGTTTGTGATTCGCCGGTCTCTGTTAGA TGATCTGTTTGAGGTGAACCACATCCGTACCATCTATCACATGTTCATCGCTCTCCTCCTTCTCTGCATCTTTAGCACCCTTATCGTGGACTTCATCGACCAGGGCAG ACTGGTGCTAGAGTTTGATCTGTTAGTGTACGCATTTGGCCAGTTCCCCCTAGTGGTCGTGACGTGGATGGGTATGTTCCTGTCTGTCCTCGTCGTTCCCTTCGTTCTTCTGAGTGGCTGGGCCAGTGTGTATACAACGTCAAACCATGGGACCCTGTGGACTGTGCTGGCTGGGTCCCTCCTGCTGCTGTATCAGGGGTTGTGTTTGGGTTTTCTGCCCACATATGTGGTGCTGAAGAACAGCCTCCCCCCTGCATCATGCTTTATCCTTATTCTAGAGCAG GTGAGATTGACCATGAAGACTCACTCCTTCATCCGAGAAAACGTGCCAAAAGTACTATCCTCAGCACGAACCAAAACAA ATTCAGTAGCTGTGCCTCAGCTGAACCAGTATATTTATTTCCTCTTTGCACCCACCTTAATATACAGAGACAATTATCCCAG AAATCCATGTATACGGTGGGGCTATGTGGCTACAAAGTTTTTACAG GTTCTGGGCTGTTTGTTTTATGCCTATTATGTATTTGTGCGGCTGTGTATTCCTCAGTTCCACAATATCAGCCTGCAGCTCTTTGACCTGAGGGTCATGGTGTTGTGTGTCTTCAACTCTATACTGCCAG GTGTGTTGGTGCTTTTACTGGCTTTCTTTGCCTTTCTGCACTGCTGGCTAAATGCATTCGCCGAGATGCTGCGATTTGGAGACAGGATGTTTTACAAG GACTGGTGGAACTCCACTTCGTTTGCTAACTATTACCGTACCTGGAATGTTGTGGTTCACGATTGGTTGTATTACTACGTTTACAGGGACTTCATGTTG ATGACACAGAAGCGTTTCCGTGCAGTGGCCATGCTGTTCGTTTTCACTGTGTCTGCTGTGGTACACGAGTATGTTTTGGCCATCTGTTTTGGATTCTTCTACCCTGTCCTCTTCTGCCTCTTCATGTGCTTTGGAA TGGTGTTTAATTTCGTCCTTCATGACCAGAGAAAAGGACCGTTATGGAACGTAATCATGTGGACTTCGCTGTTCCTCGGTCAGGGGGTTCTCATCTGCCTCTATTCCCAAGAGTGGTACGCACAGCGTTACTGCCCCATAAAAGAG CCATCTTTCATGGACTTGTTAAAGCCTCGATCCTGGACTTGTTATCCACAGTCTAATGCTGCTGTGGGTGCTAACTAA
- the LOC130440409 gene encoding collagen alpha-1(III) chain-like, with protein MLRLSIHICHYYVDPNQGCPFDALQVYCNFTAGGLTCLSPVQSEVSGIWPSDDRSKKWFSELQRGIRFEYKDLYIVQLRFLGLHSNSATQSIRLTCPKRNRTTAEHEAQTKRILHLRGNFKEEIDPSHIIVSKHGCEVEMQVKIVCGSEPHRRDMKLPIREVSVDGGKEKWDGDVSFVLGPLCFL; from the exons ATGTTAAGGTTAAGCATTCACATCT GTCATTACTACGTTGATCCTAACCAGGGATGTCCATTTGATGCTCTCCAAGTCTACTGCAATTTCACTGCTGGTGGTTTAACCTGCCTGTCCCCTGTTCAGTCTGAA GTTTCAGGAATATGGCCATCAGATGACAGATCTAAGAAGTGGTTTAGTGAACTTCAAAGAGGCATCAGG TTTGAGTACAAAGACCTCTATATTGTCCAACTGCGATTTTTGGGATTGCACAGCAACTCTGCTACACAAAGCATCAGGCTTACATGTCCCAAACGCAACAGGACCACAGCTGAACATGAGGCTCAAACCAAGAGGATATTGCACTTACGAGGAAACTTCAAAGAAGAAATTGATCCATCTCACATCATCGTATCGAAACATGGCTGTGAG GTAGAAATGCAGGTGAAGATTGTGTGTGGTTCAGAGCCCCACAGGAGAGACATGAAACTTCCCATAAGAGAGGTTTCTGTGGATGGCGGAAAGGAGAAATGGGACGGGGATGTAAGCTTCGTTCTAGGAccgttatgttttttatag